In the Sandaracinus amylolyticus genome, GTGCATCTCGCCGCCGAGCGCGATCGTCGGCGTGCCCTCCGCGGTCCACTGCACCTCGACGAGCGCGGCCTGGGTCTGGGTGCACCCGAGGATCGCGCCGCGCTGGGTGTCGAGCCACGCGCGGATCACCTGCTCGACCTGCTCGCGCGACGGCGTCGTGGTCGTCGGCTGCGCGGTCGGCGTCGGCGTCGTCTGCAGCACCGGCATCGGCTGGGGCTGCGGCTGCGCGTACGCGGCGGGCACTTCACCGCCGCCGCTCACCGCGACCACCCCGGTGCCCTCGATCTGACAGTCACGCCGGCGATCGGCCGCGCACGCGTACACGAGGTCGAGCCCGCACGCGACCACCTGGTAGCGACTGCCGCCGAGGTCGAGCCCGCGCACGTCGCGACCCCGGCAATCCGGGAAGTCGCGCTGCACGGACTCGCGCACGTTGCGCGGGAGCACGCGATACGGCGAGCGCGCTCCACACGCGCTCACCGTCGCGATCACGACCATCGCGAGCCCCCATCGCATCCGCGCCATGCCCCCCTCTTGTCGTCAACGCACCGCGCGCGCCAGCTTCTCTTCCACGATCGTGTCCGCGATGCGATCGGTCGGCTGCATCCCGCGCTGCGCGCGCTCCGCGATCTCGAGGATGGTGTCGTAGATCTTCATCACGCGCTCGCGCGACTTCGGCTCGTCGTAGCCCGCGTGCTCCTGCGCGACGTTCACCAATCCGCCCGCGTTGATCGCGTAGTCGGGCGCGTAGAGGATCCCGCGCTGCATCAGGTCCTCGCCGTGGCGCGTCTCGGCGAGCTGGTTGTTCGCCGCGCCCGCGACGATCTTGCACTTGAGCTTCGGGATCGTGTCGTCGTTCAGCGCCGAGCCGAGCGCACACGGCGCGAACACCTCGCAGTCGACCGAGAAGATCTGATCGAGCGGCACGACCTCCGCGCCGAGCTCGCGATGCGCGCGCTCGGCCTTGAGCGGATCGATGTCGGCGACCGTGAGCTTCGCGCCGAGATCGTGGAGCTCCTTGCAGAGCCAGAACCCGACGTGACCGACGCCCTGCACCGCGATGTGCAGCCCCTCGATCGAGTCGCGCTTGTAGACGAACTTCACGCACGCCTCGATGCCGCGGCGCACGCCGAGCGCGGTGTAGGGCGAGGGATCGCCCGAGCCGCCGTGCTCCGGCTTCACGCCGGTCACGTGCTTCGTGACCGAGCGGATCGTCTCCATGTCCTCCATCGACGTGCCGCTGTCCTCGGCCGTGATGTAGCGACCCCCGAGCCCGTCGACGAAGCGCCCGAACGCGCGGAAGAGCGCCCCGCGATCGAACGCGCGGGGCGGACGGATGATCACGCTCTTGCCGCCGCCGTGCGGGATGCCGGTGATCGCGGCCTTGTAGGTCATGCCGCGAGCGAGGCGCAGCGCGTCGATCAGCGCGAGCTCCTCGTGCGGGTAGTGGATGAAGCGGCAGCCGCCGAGCGCCGGGCCGAGGCGGGTGTCGTGGATCGCGACGATCGCCTGCAGGCCCGTCGCGGCGTCGCGTGCGAAGTGGACCTCTCCGTAGTCGTGCTGCTGGAGGTGCTCGAAGACGTTCACGGTTTACTCCTCGCGAGCGCGCGCCTGTACCCCGCGTACGCAGGCCTCGCAACGACGCAGCGCGTCGAAATACGCGCGAATTGTGGGCGAGATCGGATACGTTCCCGGCCCGTGAGCTTGCGTTCGATCGCTTCCGGGCTCGCCGTCTCGCTCGTCGCGTCGGCGCTGTGTTTCGCGAATCCATGCGTCGTGCGTGCCGATCCACCGGCGTGCCCCGCGGATCCACCGAGCGATGCCGAGGTGCAGCGCAGGCTCGCGTGGATCGAGCGCCACGTCGATCCCACCGAGCGCGACACGCGCTGGTGGTTCACCGGCTTCCTGGCGCTGCACGGGCTCCTGACCGGCGTGCAGCTCACGCTCGCGATCGCGACGCCCGACGACGACGCGCGGCCCGACTTCATCGTGAACACGATCAGCTCGGGGCTCGGCCTGATCACGATGGCGATCACGACGCCGCCGATCCTCGGCGCCGGTGAGTTCATTCGCGGCCTGCCGCGCGACACCCCCGAGGCGCGGCTCGACGCGATGCGCGCC is a window encoding:
- a CDS encoding Leu/Phe/Val dehydrogenase; translated protein: MNVFEHLQQHDYGEVHFARDAATGLQAIVAIHDTRLGPALGGCRFIHYPHEELALIDALRLARGMTYKAAITGIPHGGGKSVIIRPPRAFDRGALFRAFGRFVDGLGGRYITAEDSGTSMEDMETIRSVTKHVTGVKPEHGGSGDPSPYTALGVRRGIEACVKFVYKRDSIEGLHIAVQGVGHVGFWLCKELHDLGAKLTVADIDPLKAERAHRELGAEVVPLDQIFSVDCEVFAPCALGSALNDDTIPKLKCKIVAGAANNQLAETRHGEDLMQRGILYAPDYAINAGGLVNVAQEHAGYDEPKSRERVMKIYDTILEIAERAQRGMQPTDRIADTIVEEKLARAVR